In Hydrogenovibrio marinus, a single genomic region encodes these proteins:
- a CDS encoding methyl-accepting chemotaxis protein, with product MVDFLSKLTVKRKMRFGFGVIWAVLAIITIQAAVNLYIVRVNVQKVVDVKQPVALKASEMSMTLEKSMNSLSMFMLTNDAKSLDAYEGGLKTAETLLAEVRKNVSNSDSKQNADLNSIEKSLKELPPLVDEVKLLQTDRNKKFPAFEFVNKNMIGPAQKIQQQISLMISSELEDLQARRKPVLSTLLAMQKDWLNMQSSIRGYVAFRTDAMAGDAENYLNQFESGIDKLSQQKDIELTLEEEDGIDAVKAQYVDYRESFMKLKEIHQGPKWRMDTWLMENKIQPVFKQIEEHLNSISSQAISDMQDTSQTVVDSTLRNLILLLSLSIIGQLVGMLISRKVTQAVVHPVENLATAMKNISQGEGDLTKRLTIKGQDELADLANYFNLFISRIQEMLKEVTETVHELEQASSGLLRVTHETKDGVEEQMLASEKLSNSMVIMDEKAKSVEDHSHNTSSATAQAVSRVKESGEVVTSAAETIKLVSNRMDEITQAVMQLNNDSQTISTVINVIREIAEQTNLLALNAAIEAARAGEHGRGFAVVADEVRGLAQRTQESTLQIEAVIEKIRKATEETVTVVEQGQETTKIGYDSVMKVQKVLSPVIILMDDINNMSNQMLASAQSQNELVNEVNGNINQIHKVTRNTVEGAANTETSGNQLQHLADKLEQLVHQFKI from the coding sequence ATGGTGGATTTTCTTAGCAAGCTAACAGTCAAACGAAAAATGCGTTTTGGTTTTGGCGTGATTTGGGCTGTTCTAGCAATCATCACTATTCAAGCTGCAGTCAACTTATACATCGTTAGGGTGAATGTCCAGAAGGTCGTTGACGTCAAACAACCTGTCGCTTTGAAAGCCAGTGAAATGTCTATGACACTGGAGAAAAGCATGAACTCGTTAAGTATGTTTATGCTGACGAATGATGCTAAAAGTTTAGACGCCTATGAAGGTGGGTTGAAAACAGCGGAAACGCTTTTGGCCGAAGTCCGTAAAAACGTTTCAAATAGCGATTCCAAACAAAATGCTGATTTGAATTCCATCGAAAAATCTTTGAAAGAACTTCCTCCATTAGTGGACGAAGTTAAATTGTTGCAAACCGATCGAAACAAAAAATTTCCGGCGTTTGAGTTCGTCAATAAGAACATGATCGGTCCTGCGCAAAAAATTCAGCAACAAATCAGTTTGATGATTTCGTCAGAATTAGAAGATTTGCAAGCACGCAGAAAACCTGTGTTATCAACCTTATTGGCAATGCAAAAAGATTGGTTGAATATGCAAAGTAGTATCCGTGGTTATGTCGCGTTTAGAACTGATGCTATGGCGGGTGATGCTGAGAACTATTTAAATCAGTTTGAGTCAGGTATTGATAAGTTGTCGCAGCAAAAAGACATCGAATTAACGCTTGAAGAAGAAGACGGTATTGACGCAGTTAAAGCACAGTATGTTGATTATCGTGAAAGTTTTATGAAGCTTAAAGAAATTCATCAAGGCCCTAAATGGCGCATGGACACTTGGTTGATGGAAAATAAAATTCAGCCTGTGTTCAAACAAATCGAAGAGCATTTGAACTCGATTTCTAGTCAAGCAATCAGTGATATGCAAGACACCAGTCAGACGGTTGTTGATAGCACGTTGCGTAATTTGATTTTGCTATTGAGCTTGTCAATTATTGGTCAATTGGTGGGTATGTTGATTTCTCGTAAAGTGACTCAAGCGGTTGTGCATCCAGTCGAGAACTTAGCCACTGCAATGAAAAATATTTCGCAGGGTGAAGGGGATCTGACCAAGCGTTTGACGATTAAAGGTCAGGATGAATTGGCTGACTTGGCTAACTACTTCAACTTGTTCATCAGTCGTATTCAGGAAATGTTGAAAGAAGTTACCGAAACCGTTCATGAGTTGGAGCAAGCTTCAAGTGGTTTGCTAAGGGTTACCCACGAAACGAAAGACGGCGTTGAAGAACAAATGTTGGCCTCGGAGAAACTGAGTAACTCCATGGTTATCATGGATGAGAAGGCGAAAAGTGTTGAAGATCATTCGCACAATACTTCAAGTGCCACTGCACAAGCTGTGTCACGAGTTAAGGAAAGTGGGGAAGTGGTTACCAGTGCTGCGGAGACAATCAAACTGGTATCTAATCGAATGGATGAGATTACCCAAGCCGTTATGCAATTGAATAACGACAGCCAAACCATCAGTACTGTTATTAATGTGATTCGTGAAATTGCAGAACAAACTAACTTGTTGGCCTTGAATGCGGCAATTGAGGCGGCAAGAGCCGGTGAGCATGGACGAGGATTTGCCGTCGTTGCCGATGAAGTGCGTGGCCTGGCGCAAAGAACGCAAGAGTCTACGTTGCAGATTGAAGCGGTTATCGAAAAAATTCGTAAGGCGACAGAAGAAACCGTTACGGTGGTCGAGCAAGGACAAGAGACGACAAAAATCGGTTATGACTCTGTCATGAAGGTGCAGAAAGTACTGAGTCCGGTTATTATTTTAATGGATGACATCAATAACATGAGTAATCAAATGTTGGCATCAGCACAGTCGCAAAACGAGCTTGTGAATGAAGTGAACGGCAATATCAACCAGATTCACAAAGTGACTCGCAACACAGTTGAAGGTGCAGCTAATACGGAAACCTCCGGTAACCAATTGCAGCACTTGGCTGATAAGCTTGAGCAGCTGGTTCACCAATTTAAAATCTAA
- the lgt gene encoding prolipoprotein diacylglyceryl transferase produces the protein MWTYPSIDPIALALGPLQIHWYGLMYLAGFLCFWLYGSYQAKNNQYWNKDLVGDFLFYGALGVILGGRIGYILFYDLPHYIDHPLDMFKLWMGGMSFHGGLMGVILAMLWFARHKMKVPLFAVSDFVAPMVPFGLFFGRIGNFINGELWGKVADAHSFFAMKVFDPALNQVVPKYPTQLLEAFLEGLMLFILLALYQKGNRPMGAVSGMFLVLYGMFRFFVEFFRMPDPQLGYLMWGWLTMGQILSFPMILIGLGLMAWAYRK, from the coding sequence ATGTGGACTTATCCCTCAATCGATCCTATCGCTCTGGCCCTGGGGCCATTACAAATTCACTGGTACGGGCTTATGTATTTGGCAGGGTTTCTCTGCTTCTGGTTATATGGTTCCTATCAAGCAAAAAACAATCAATACTGGAATAAAGATTTAGTTGGTGATTTCTTATTCTATGGTGCGTTAGGGGTTATTCTCGGCGGACGTATTGGCTACATTCTTTTCTATGATTTGCCGCACTACATCGACCATCCATTGGATATGTTCAAGCTTTGGATGGGAGGTATGTCTTTCCATGGTGGATTAATGGGGGTTATTTTGGCTATGTTGTGGTTTGCGCGCCATAAAATGAAAGTACCTTTGTTTGCCGTTTCAGACTTTGTCGCTCCGATGGTGCCATTTGGCTTGTTCTTTGGTCGTATTGGCAATTTCATCAATGGCGAATTGTGGGGTAAAGTTGCCGATGCGCATTCCTTCTTCGCTATGAAAGTTTTTGATCCAGCGTTGAATCAGGTGGTTCCCAAGTATCCGACGCAGTTGTTGGAAGCCTTTTTAGAAGGACTGATGTTGTTTATCTTATTGGCACTCTACCAAAAAGGTAATCGACCTATGGGCGCTGTTTCTGGTATGTTTTTAGTGTTGTATGGAATGTTCCGCTTTTTTGTGGAGTTTTTCAGAATGCCGGATCCTCAGTTGGGTTATTTAATGTGGGGTTGGTTGACGATGGGGCAAATATTGTCCTTCCCTATGATTTTGATTGGTTTAGGCTTGATGGCTTGGGCGTATCGCAAATAG
- a CDS encoding thymidylate synthase: MKQYLDLLQHIIDNGYDKGDRTGTGTRSVFGYQMRFNLQQGFPLVTTKKLHLKSIVYELLWFLKGDTNIDYLKEHGVRIWDEWATEDGDLGPLYGKQWVAWEKPDGTTINQIQEVIDTLKKNPNSRRMIVSAWNPADLPDESISPQENVKQGRMALATCHAFFQFYVADGKLSCQLYQRSADTFLGVPFNIASYALLTHMIAQQTDLGVGDFVWTGGDVHLYNNTMEQAKLQLTREPFPLPKLNIKRNPASIFDYEFEDFEILDYESHPHIKAQVSV, encoded by the coding sequence ATGAAACAGTATTTGGATTTGTTACAACACATTATTGATAACGGCTATGATAAGGGTGATAGAACGGGAACGGGAACACGCTCTGTTTTTGGTTATCAAATGCGGTTTAACCTGCAACAGGGTTTTCCTTTGGTAACCACCAAAAAACTCCATTTGAAATCAATTGTATATGAACTACTGTGGTTTCTGAAAGGTGACACCAATATTGATTATTTAAAAGAGCATGGTGTGCGCATCTGGGATGAATGGGCAACTGAAGATGGTGACTTGGGACCTTTGTATGGTAAGCAATGGGTTGCCTGGGAAAAGCCGGATGGAACGACCATTAACCAGATTCAGGAAGTCATCGACACATTGAAAAAGAATCCGAACAGCCGCCGTATGATCGTGTCTGCTTGGAACCCGGCTGATTTGCCAGATGAATCGATTTCGCCACAGGAAAATGTTAAACAAGGGCGAATGGCCTTGGCGACTTGCCATGCGTTTTTTCAGTTTTATGTCGCTGATGGCAAGCTTTCGTGCCAATTGTATCAGCGAAGCGCGGACACTTTCTTAGGCGTGCCATTTAATATTGCCAGCTATGCTTTGTTGACACATATGATTGCACAACAGACAGATTTGGGTGTTGGGGACTTTGTTTGGACGGGTGGCGATGTACATCTTTACAACAACACTATGGAACAAGCCAAGCTTCAGCTGACCAGAGAACCTTTCCCATTGCCTAAATTGAATATTAAGCGTAATCCTGCATCCATCTTTGACTATGAGTTTGAAGATTTTGAAATCCTAGACTATGAATCTCATCCGCATATTAAGGCCCAGGTATCCGTATGA
- the folA gene encoding type 3 dihydrofolate reductase: MMEAGMDFDFSNCNLSMIAAMDLNRTIGIDNQMPWHLPDDLKFFKAKTLGKTVVMGRKTFESLGSRPLPKRRNLVITRNADYQAEGAEVFTSIEQALQSCQGEAEIIIMGGGELYRQMLPYANKLYVTRVQTTVPGDTVFPEWKDDEWQVVEKEWHDKDEKHEYAFDFVVLQKK; encoded by the coding sequence ATGATGGAAGCAGGCATGGATTTTGATTTTTCAAATTGCAATCTGTCGATGATTGCAGCGATGGATTTAAATAGAACCATCGGTATAGATAATCAAATGCCATGGCATTTGCCGGATGATTTAAAGTTTTTTAAGGCTAAGACATTGGGTAAAACGGTTGTGATGGGACGCAAGACTTTCGAGTCATTAGGTAGTAGGCCTTTACCTAAAAGACGTAACTTGGTGATTACACGCAATGCGGATTATCAGGCGGAAGGCGCAGAAGTGTTTACGTCGATTGAGCAGGCATTGCAAAGTTGTCAAGGCGAAGCGGAAATTATCATTATGGGTGGAGGGGAGTTATATAGACAAATGCTTCCCTATGCAAACAAACTCTATGTTACCAGGGTACAAACCACCGTGCCAGGGGATACGGTCTTTCCCGAATGGAAAGATGATGAGTGGCAAGTGGTGGAAAAAGAATGGCATGATAAGGATGAAAAGCATGAATATGCTTTTGATTTTGTGGTGTTACAAAAAAAATAA
- a CDS encoding methyl-accepting chemotaxis protein yields the protein MSIKTKLMSIKTRLLVGVLGAIFFLLISNLIAQYVFRQATDTTSQITNAADQKLEMLNQIEILSGYRAAYTRDLIIYDDKKLLQNTREKLKVTASDIVDAFNTLDRMQLSSQEKDYLEKIRQSVVSANQSFGNFTSAIDEGFSDEAKHILVNEFNPKFIAFSNIVTNFKSYEEKQNTELANQLASQQDFGNKALWSLLALSVIIFSIVGSISAKILLAPIYAMRDTMAKILETGDLSHRVPIYSKDEIGQSAQSINELLTTINGATNDVKSVMTEISNGTFKEKIENEYKGDFELLKKGVNSSYDQIYNMVVMLRGTASNLRNGSLESIYNEHVEMKGDYAAVITDIKVAMDAIRFTVDDISRTLDSLSKGDFSKRVEVEAMGEFSKLKNAINSTIDGLDQFVGEVVTVQSKISEGDLTDYVRKDYSGKMAALKDSLNFSTQNMACMIAKVGAVTKLVSGEASTIASSSATVSDRIQEQTIALEKTSTQMEEMTKIVQQNAEVASNANAMTQQAQVKLTSGVEIMKSALKSMDQMTEASRKINDIISIIDSIAFQTNLLALNAAVEAARAGDHGRGFAVVAGEVRSLAGKSSDAASEIKKLIENSVNISDESGRYVKQTSDALIEVNHSIKEMSGMISEIASASREQADGIARVNESILEMESSTQQNAGLIEESASGSQDLFSQSEQLLHMVQGFKVDETMSKRIARNQSSHIAQHFEKMIEAHRSWKSKIRGFINGMDIGVTYEVATDHTACILGKWYYGEGQSLMHMPLMQELGQEHMEMHQAIKKVMDAKEIGDDSLVAEGLTQIDKQSEKVVAILEQLEDEVS from the coding sequence ATGAGTATCAAAACAAAATTAATGAGCATCAAAACAAGACTGCTGGTCGGTGTGTTGGGTGCTATTTTCTTTTTATTAATTTCAAATCTAATTGCGCAATATGTTTTTAGACAGGCAACTGACACTACCAGTCAAATAACCAATGCGGCTGATCAAAAGCTAGAGATGCTCAATCAAATTGAGATTCTTTCGGGTTATAGGGCCGCGTATACTCGCGATTTAATCATTTATGATGATAAAAAACTTCTTCAGAATACAAGGGAGAAGTTGAAGGTGACAGCAAGTGATATTGTTGACGCATTCAATACGCTAGATAGGATGCAATTGTCCAGCCAGGAAAAAGACTATTTAGAAAAAATTAGGCAAAGTGTAGTCAGTGCAAATCAGTCATTTGGTAATTTTACTTCGGCCATAGACGAAGGGTTTTCTGATGAAGCCAAACATATTCTGGTTAACGAGTTCAATCCAAAATTTATTGCTTTTTCCAATATTGTTACCAATTTCAAAAGTTACGAGGAGAAGCAGAACACTGAGCTAGCTAATCAACTCGCATCACAGCAAGACTTTGGTAATAAGGCTCTGTGGTCGTTACTTGCGTTGAGTGTAATTATTTTCTCAATAGTTGGTTCGATTTCCGCAAAAATCTTGTTGGCTCCAATTTATGCCATGCGAGATACCATGGCAAAAATTTTGGAAACAGGGGATTTGAGTCATCGTGTTCCTATTTATTCTAAGGATGAAATCGGACAAAGTGCGCAATCCATTAATGAGCTTTTGACGACGATTAATGGTGCCACAAATGATGTTAAGTCGGTTATGACTGAAATTTCTAATGGTACGTTCAAAGAGAAAATTGAGAACGAATACAAGGGTGATTTTGAGTTACTCAAAAAAGGCGTTAATAGTTCGTATGATCAAATTTACAATATGGTTGTTATGTTAAGGGGGACTGCTTCCAATTTGAGAAATGGTTCTTTAGAGTCTATATATAACGAACATGTAGAAATGAAAGGGGATTACGCAGCTGTCATTACAGATATCAAGGTAGCAATGGATGCTATAAGATTCACGGTTGATGATATTTCTCGAACGTTGGATAGTCTTTCAAAAGGTGATTTCTCCAAGCGTGTGGAAGTTGAAGCTATGGGTGAGTTTTCAAAACTCAAGAATGCTATCAACAGTACTATTGACGGTCTTGATCAATTCGTTGGTGAGGTTGTCACCGTTCAAAGCAAGATTAGTGAAGGAGATCTCACAGATTATGTTAGAAAAGATTATTCAGGAAAAATGGCTGCACTAAAGGATAGTCTAAATTTTTCAACTCAAAACATGGCATGCATGATCGCAAAAGTTGGTGCTGTCACTAAACTGGTCTCTGGTGAAGCAAGCACAATCGCAAGTAGCAGTGCCACCGTGTCTGACCGTATTCAAGAGCAGACAATAGCGCTTGAAAAGACTTCCACGCAAATGGAAGAAATGACAAAAATTGTTCAGCAAAACGCTGAGGTGGCTTCCAATGCAAATGCTATGACGCAGCAGGCACAAGTAAAATTGACTTCTGGCGTTGAAATTATGAAGAGTGCTTTGAAGTCGATGGATCAGATGACTGAGGCAAGTAGAAAGATCAATGATATTATTTCTATTATCGACAGCATTGCTTTTCAAACTAATTTGTTGGCCTTAAACGCAGCTGTAGAAGCGGCAAGAGCGGGTGACCACGGTAGAGGCTTTGCAGTTGTTGCAGGTGAAGTCCGTAGTTTGGCTGGGAAGTCATCGGATGCCGCCTCTGAAATTAAAAAGTTAATTGAAAATTCAGTCAATATTAGTGATGAGAGTGGGCGCTATGTCAAACAGACTAGTGATGCATTGATTGAAGTAAATCATTCAATAAAAGAAATGTCAGGCATGATTTCTGAAATTGCTTCTGCAAGTCGTGAACAAGCAGATGGTATAGCTAGAGTTAATGAGTCTATTTTAGAAATGGAGTCTAGCACTCAGCAAAATGCTGGTTTGATAGAGGAATCTGCTTCTGGAAGCCAAGATTTATTCAGTCAATCTGAACAGCTTTTACATATGGTACAGGGTTTTAAAGTAGATGAAACTATGTCGAAAAGAATTGCTAGAAATCAGAGTTCACATATCGCCCAGCATTTTGAAAAGATGATAGAGGCTCATCGGTCTTGGAAAAGTAAAATTCGTGGTTTTATAAATGGTATGGATATTGGTGTTACCTATGAGGTTGCAACTGACCATACTGCCTGTATTTTAGGGAAATGGTACTATGGCGAAGGCCAAAGTTTGATGCATATGCCTTTGATGCAAGAGCTTGGACAAGAGCATATGGAAATGCATCAGGCCATTAAGAAAGTAATGGATGCTAAAGAGATTGGCGACGACAGTCTAGTTGCAGAAGGTTTGACGCAAATCGATAAGCAATCTGAAAAAGTGGTGGCAATTCTAGAGCAGTTGGAAGACGAAGTTTCCTAA
- a CDS encoding iron chelate uptake ABC transporter family permease subunit has protein sequence MIDILLHPPEFLVLALLGGLLVASIATPLGVFMVWQRQSYFSATLAHSALLGVSLGLLLQLNLTLAVMLTSVVIALSIFFLSKKTALSSDTLLGLLAHSTLALGLVILSFQNHIQIDIMSYLFGDILSINTTDIILMSALLVAVVLYFFRYWQDLLNITLNAELAQVEGVCTQSVQLMYTLLLALLIALAIKVVGILLITSLLIIPSAAAHRLSKSPEQMLYISYLFALLSIVLGLLFSMQWDTPAGPSIVVVASLIFLASFIRKPL, from the coding sequence ATGATTGATATTCTACTGCACCCACCTGAGTTTCTGGTTCTTGCATTATTGGGCGGCTTATTAGTCGCGTCTATCGCTACACCGCTAGGTGTTTTTATGGTGTGGCAGCGCCAATCCTATTTCAGCGCAACCTTGGCACACTCGGCATTATTGGGGGTTAGCCTAGGGCTACTCTTGCAGCTTAATCTGACACTGGCGGTGATGCTGACTTCTGTGGTAATTGCCTTATCGATTTTCTTTTTATCGAAAAAAACTGCTCTATCCTCAGACACGCTTCTAGGGCTACTGGCACACAGTACATTGGCTTTGGGGCTAGTAATTCTCAGCTTCCAGAATCATATCCAGATTGACATCATGAGCTATCTCTTCGGCGACATTCTTAGTATAAACACGACAGATATCATCTTGATGTCTGCACTACTGGTCGCTGTCGTACTTTACTTTTTTCGTTATTGGCAAGACCTACTCAATATTACCTTGAATGCTGAATTAGCACAGGTTGAAGGGGTTTGTACACAATCGGTTCAACTGATGTATACCCTTTTGTTGGCGCTGTTGATCGCACTGGCAATCAAGGTTGTCGGTATTCTGTTGATTACCTCATTATTGATTATTCCTTCAGCTGCAGCACACAGGCTGTCAAAATCGCCAGAACAAATGCTCTACATCAGCTACCTGTTCGCATTGCTATCGATCGTGCTTGGACTACTGTTTTCCATGCAATGGGACACGCCAGCCGGACCATCAATCGTAGTGGTTGCCAGCTTGATTTTCTTGGCAAGTTTCATCAGAAAGCCACTCTAA